The Paenibacillus tianjinensis genome has a window encoding:
- a CDS encoding NAD-dependent malic enzyme has protein sequence MSIATTMIIRLEIRKSVASFGDVASALAAAGGDIVAIDVIRAGKELTIRDITVNVQDAANEEILTVLSTLPGIKVINVSDRTFLAHIGGKIEITPKMPIKNREDLSLVYTPGVARVCMAIAEDPGKAYSLTMKRNTVAVVTDGTAVLGLGDIGPEAAMPVMEGKAMLFKQLADIDAFPLCLDTKDPEQIISIVKAVSSGFGGINLEDISSPRCFEIERRLAAELDIPVFHDDQHGTAVVALAGLLNALKVVGKELAECRIVVVGIGAAGVSICRLLLAAGAANIYAVDREGILSREQDYSNAEWQWLAGATNPEGITGGLTEAIRGADVFIGVSGPGVLTVEQLRSMASDNIVFAMANPSPEIEPELAEPYVRVLATGRSDYPNQINNVLCFPGIFRGALDCRAKTVNLEMKLAAARAIASVVHHDELNEQYIIPSIFNEKVVEQVRLAVIKAAVSTGMARRIPPDISEEG, from the coding sequence ATGTCAATCGCTACTACAATGATTATTCGCCTGGAAATCCGCAAATCGGTTGCTTCATTCGGTGATGTAGCTTCAGCGCTCGCAGCAGCGGGCGGGGATATAGTAGCTATCGACGTTATCCGCGCCGGGAAAGAGTTGACCATTCGCGACATTACCGTAAATGTCCAGGATGCGGCTAACGAAGAGATCCTTACCGTGCTTTCAACCTTGCCGGGGATCAAAGTCATCAATGTATCGGACCGGACATTCCTTGCCCACATCGGCGGTAAAATTGAGATAACCCCTAAGATGCCGATCAAAAACCGTGAGGATCTCTCGCTGGTCTACACCCCAGGTGTCGCCCGTGTCTGTATGGCTATCGCGGAAGACCCCGGCAAAGCCTATTCTCTGACTATGAAAAGAAATACGGTAGCTGTCGTTACCGACGGTACAGCAGTACTCGGTCTCGGCGATATCGGCCCAGAGGCGGCAATGCCGGTTATGGAGGGGAAGGCAATGCTGTTCAAGCAGCTGGCAGACATTGATGCTTTTCCGCTCTGCCTGGACACGAAAGACCCGGAGCAAATCATCAGCATCGTGAAAGCGGTTTCCTCCGGCTTTGGCGGAATCAATCTGGAGGATATCAGTTCTCCGCGCTGCTTTGAGATTGAACGGCGGCTGGCTGCTGAGCTCGATATTCCTGTATTTCATGATGATCAGCATGGTACAGCAGTAGTCGCATTAGCCGGCTTGTTGAACGCACTAAAAGTAGTAGGCAAGGAGCTCGCAGAATGCCGTATAGTTGTTGTAGGCATCGGTGCAGCTGGTGTCTCCATCTGCCGCCTGCTGCTCGCGGCAGGCGCCGCGAATATATATGCTGTTGACCGGGAAGGGATTCTTAGCCGGGAGCAGGATTACAGCAATGCCGAATGGCAATGGCTGGCCGGAGCGACCAATCCCGAGGGGATTACGGGCGGCTTAACGGAGGCCATACGTGGAGCGGATGTATTCATTGGGGTATCCGGACCAGGCGTGCTGACCGTGGAGCAATTACGGAGCATGGCCAGTGACAATATTGTATTCGCGATGGCCAATCCGTCCCCGGAAATAGAGCCTGAGCTGGCAGAGCCTTATGTCCGTGTGCTGGCGACAGGCAGAAGTGATTATCCGAACCAGATTAATAATGTGCTGTGTTTTCCGGGGATTTTCCGCGGAGCACTGGATTGCAGGGCCAAGACAGTTAATCTGGAGATGAAGCTCGCGGCAGCCCGGGCTATTGCTTCGGTGGTTCACCACGACGAGTTGAATGAGCAATATATCATTCCGAGTATTTTTAACGAAAAAGTAGTCGAGCAGGTACGGCTGGCTGTAATCAAAGCTGCTGTCTCTACAGGAATGGCCCGCCGCATTCCACCGGATATCTCGGAAGAGGGCTGA
- a CDS encoding ATP-binding protein, whose translation MKSRIHIMGASGAGTSTLGHALAGRLPHEHLDSDDYFWERKFSKQSDIRERLSKIRYDLEHREPWILSGAVCGWGDGLRSYFDLVIFLWIPPELRLERLRAREFARYGAECLPGGSRYEDVQSFLEWASLYDTAGPEVRSRTLHEAWMRELQCPVLRLDGNLSVEERVEAVLSYLSCGREE comes from the coding sequence ATGAAGAGCAGGATTCATATTATGGGTGCTTCGGGGGCAGGTACGAGCACGCTGGGGCATGCGCTGGCCGGACGGCTGCCGCATGAACATCTGGATAGTGATGACTATTTTTGGGAGCGGAAGTTTTCGAAGCAAAGTGATATCCGTGAGCGGCTTAGCAAAATAAGGTATGATCTGGAGCACCGGGAGCCATGGATTCTATCGGGGGCTGTTTGCGGCTGGGGAGACGGACTCCGCTCTTATTTTGATCTGGTCATCTTCTTGTGGATTCCCCCGGAGCTAAGGCTGGAGCGGCTTAGAGCCAGAGAGTTCGCACGTTACGGTGCAGAGTGTCTGCCCGGCGGGAGCAGGTACGAGGATGTGCAGTCATTCCTGGAATGGGCTAGCTTGTATGACACGGCAGGGCCGGAGGTTAGAAGCCGAACGCTCCATGAAGCCTGGATGAGGGAGCTCCAGTGTCCGGTTCTGCGGCTGGATGGTAATCTGTCCGTCGAAGAACGGGTGGAGGCTGTGCTGAGCTACTTATCCTGCGGAAGAGAGGAGTAA
- a CDS encoding GNAT family N-acetyltransferase, which yields MVSIKEIEADSLSALNELYGELTGTLADQDKLTKAFAAIKADSRYILLGAYVEGELLGSIMGIICQDLVGDCRPFMVVENVVVSARARRQGLGRQLMTAIEGIAHERDCYYIILVSGEKRKEAHVFYERMGYRDEKVEGYRKHLSSH from the coding sequence ATGGTGTCTATTAAAGAAATTGAGGCAGACTCGCTTTCAGCCTTAAATGAGTTGTATGGAGAATTGACGGGTACATTGGCGGATCAAGACAAACTTACAAAAGCTTTTGCGGCCATCAAGGCAGACAGCAGGTACATATTATTAGGTGCCTACGTGGAGGGGGAGCTGCTGGGCTCCATAATGGGCATCATTTGCCAGGATCTTGTAGGGGATTGCCGGCCATTTATGGTCGTTGAGAATGTTGTTGTCTCCGCGCGGGCCCGCCGCCAGGGTCTGGGCAGACAGCTTATGACCGCGATTGAAGGCATTGCCCATGAGCGGGATTGTTATTACATCATCCTTGTCTCGGGTGAGAAACGCAAGGAAGCCCATGTCTTCTATGAGAGGATGGGCTACCGGGATGAGAAGGTTGAGGGCTACCGTAAGCATCTGAGCTCACATTGA
- a CDS encoding ABC transporter permease has translation MIAEGKIYFKYLRMHLLSGMEYKGWWLMLIQVLIVVVSDPIATILLFSRFGNIGEWTVAHIILVYSLAVASFGLAESLCRGFDYFPWHLLRSGDFDRLLLRPRSLFVQVAASRFHLHRLVRPVTGICAAGWALGELGVPLTPGRLGILVMALAGGCLMYCGVFVLTSGLAFFTIKGLDWIYLLTNASYQITRCPEPYMPRALKSVFSFVLPMLFISFYPAATVCGWEYPQWLGFLSLPAGAVFLGLSLLVWRIGVRHYKSTGS, from the coding sequence ATGATCGCTGAAGGTAAAATCTATTTCAAATATTTACGGATGCATCTGCTGTCCGGCATGGAGTATAAGGGCTGGTGGCTGATGCTGATTCAGGTGCTTATCGTTGTGGTCTCCGACCCCATTGCCACCATTCTGCTGTTCTCCCGCTTTGGCAATATCGGCGAATGGACCGTTGCCCATATCATTCTGGTCTACTCGCTGGCAGTGGCTTCCTTCGGACTCGCAGAGAGCCTCTGCCGCGGCTTTGATTATTTCCCGTGGCATCTGCTGCGTTCCGGGGATTTCGACCGGCTGCTGCTCCGTCCGCGTTCCCTGTTCGTCCAGGTTGCCGCCTCCAGATTCCATCTCCACCGCCTGGTCCGGCCTGTCACCGGAATCTGTGCCGCAGGCTGGGCGCTTGGGGAGCTCGGCGTCCCCTTGACGCCCGGCAGGCTCGGAATTCTGGTGATGGCGCTCGCGGGAGGCTGCTTGATGTACTGTGGAGTGTTCGTGCTGACCTCGGGTTTAGCCTTTTTCACGATCAAAGGACTCGACTGGATTTATCTGCTGACCAATGCTAGCTACCAGATTACCCGGTGTCCGGAGCCGTATATGCCGCGAGCGCTGAAATCTGTATTTAGCTTTGTGCTCCCGATGCTGTTCATCAGCTTCTATCCGGCGGCTACAGTATGCGGGTGGGAATATCCACAGTGGCTGGGCTTCCTCTCGCTGCCCGCCGGAGCTGTATTCTTGGGACTCTCACTGCTGGTCTGGCGCATCGGCGTGAGGCATTACAAAAGCACAGGAAGCTGA
- a CDS encoding ABC transporter permease, protein MNFRNTCRACSSLFRIRMAEGLQYRVSAISGTVVGVFWALLECVLFTVFYTYSENGSWNNNGLSLPQTISYVWLAQGLFVLQSMSIDSEIMGKINNGDVGIELCRPMNLYTHWFVKSSAGKLGTSWIRSLATVITGLLMPAGYALGKPPSLTALFCFLLSVVMAFLLCSAFAMLVTAIRLNISWGDGPTYMLLLVSGILSGTYLPLRLWPDFMQTFLYLQPFGGFADIPVQLYIGSMAPAAALPGIGLQLIWSLLFIAAGRLIMKRKLNSIIVQGG, encoded by the coding sequence ATGAATTTTAGAAATACATGCCGGGCCTGCAGCTCCCTCTTCCGGATCCGGATGGCCGAAGGGCTGCAGTACCGTGTATCCGCAATCTCCGGCACAGTGGTCGGGGTATTCTGGGCGCTTCTGGAATGTGTGCTGTTCACTGTGTTCTATACATACAGCGAGAACGGCTCGTGGAACAATAACGGGCTGAGTCTTCCGCAGACAATATCCTATGTGTGGCTGGCCCAAGGGCTGTTTGTGCTGCAGAGCATGAGTATCGACAGCGAGATCATGGGCAAAATCAACAACGGCGATGTCGGGATCGAGCTGTGCCGGCCCATGAACCTATATACACACTGGTTCGTCAAAAGCTCGGCCGGCAAGCTCGGCACCTCGTGGATCCGCAGTCTGGCCACCGTGATTACCGGTTTGCTGATGCCTGCAGGATATGCACTAGGCAAGCCGCCCTCACTCACCGCGCTGTTCTGTTTTCTACTGTCTGTGGTCATGGCGTTTCTGTTATGCTCGGCATTTGCCATGCTCGTGACCGCAATCCGGTTGAACATTTCCTGGGGTGACGGGCCGACCTATATGCTTTTACTTGTGAGCGGCATTTTGTCCGGTACCTATCTTCCGCTGCGGCTCTGGCCTGATTTCATGCAAACCTTCCTTTACCTTCAGCCCTTTGGAGGGTTCGCGGATATTCCGGTACAGCTGTATATAGGAAGTATGGCTCCCGCCGCCGCACTGCCCGGCATCGGCCTGCAGCTTATCTGGAGCCTGCTCTTCATTGCGGCTGGCCGGCTCATCATGAAACGTAAACTGAACAGTATTATCGTCCAGGGAGGTTGA
- a CDS encoding ABC transporter ATP-binding protein, whose protein sequence is MQIRLRDIRKSFKVYKRPEGKWGLLKGAYMRNITTVEALGGIGFDIAEGELVGYIGPNGAGKSTSVKVMSGILTPDSGECTILGKVPWKHRVEHVSRIGVVFGQRSQLWWDVPVADSFDVLKDIYAIPPGDYRLRLSELTATLGVEALLSTPVRQLSLGQRMRCELVAALLHRPKILFLDEPTIGLDAVSKLALRNFLKEENRKNGVTMLLTTHDMDDIEALCERVMVIGHGQLLYDGRLSGLQEKYAPEVVMKVNTDAMIAAMYNDLALT, encoded by the coding sequence ATGCAAATTAGACTCAGAGATATCCGCAAAAGCTTTAAAGTGTACAAACGGCCCGAAGGAAAATGGGGGCTGCTGAAGGGAGCCTATATGCGGAATATAACAACTGTGGAGGCGCTCGGCGGCATCGGGTTTGATATCGCAGAAGGCGAGCTGGTGGGTTACATTGGCCCGAATGGTGCCGGCAAATCCACCTCCGTGAAAGTTATGAGCGGCATCCTGACACCGGACAGCGGTGAATGCACCATCCTGGGCAAAGTTCCCTGGAAGCACCGCGTTGAGCACGTATCCCGAATCGGTGTCGTCTTCGGCCAGCGGTCACAGCTGTGGTGGGATGTGCCGGTGGCTGATTCTTTTGACGTGCTGAAGGATATTTATGCGATTCCTCCCGGAGATTATAGGCTAAGACTATCGGAGTTAACAGCAACACTTGGTGTGGAAGCGCTCTTAAGTACGCCGGTGAGACAGCTGTCGCTGGGACAGCGGATGCGTTGTGAGCTTGTGGCAGCACTGCTGCACCGGCCGAAAATTCTGTTTCTCGATGAGCCGACCATCGGACTCGATGCGGTATCCAAGCTGGCGCTGCGCAATTTTTTGAAGGAAGAGAACCGCAAGAATGGGGTCACGATGCTGCTGACGACGCACGATATGGATGATATTGAGGCACTATGTGAGCGGGTTATGGTTATCGGGCACGGTCAGCTGCTCTATGACGGAAGGCTCTCGGGCCTGCAGGAGAAATACGCGCCTGAAGTGGTCATGAAGGTCAACACCGACGCGATGATTGCCGCCATGTACAATGATTTGGCCCTGACTTAA
- a CDS encoding DinB family protein, translated as MQTFFRYNWMVREEWYKWCEELSEEELLQPRVGGVGGILKTLFHIADVEWSWIMVMQGKPDFQEDFAHYHTLEKVRALDARFRPEVEAFVLAWNEGLERNIYKDVRQDGSEVTDGWGEIMRHVIAHEIHHIGQLSLWARELGKAPVSANLIGRGLLETLPGKK; from the coding sequence ATGCAGACGTTTTTTCGCTATAACTGGATGGTCAGGGAAGAATGGTATAAATGGTGTGAGGAGCTGAGTGAAGAGGAGCTGTTGCAGCCGCGGGTCGGCGGGGTTGGCGGGATTCTGAAGACGCTGTTTCATATCGCCGATGTGGAGTGGAGCTGGATCATGGTGATGCAGGGCAAACCGGATTTTCAGGAGGATTTTGCCCATTATCATACGCTGGAGAAGGTTAGAGCGCTTGATGCGCGTTTCCGGCCGGAGGTGGAGGCGTTTGTCCTGGCGTGGAATGAGGGGCTGGAACGGAATATCTATAAAGACGTACGCCAGGACGGCTCCGAAGTGACCGATGGCTGGGGGGAGATTATGCGCCATGTCATCGCCCATGAGATCCATCATATTGGCCAGCTGTCACTCTGGGCCAGGGAGCTTGGCAAAGCGCCGGTTTCCGCCAATCTGATTGGCCGCGGACTGCTGGAAACCTTGCCGGGTAAGAAATAA
- a CDS encoding ABC transporter substrate-binding protein: MKLHSQFLKLHSQHGGTEEASVTLDELAHTLSCTHRNALHVINKLAEQGWIRWTPSRGRGRRSSLKFLAGAEEIALESMMQAISGSDIRSAIEGIRGHARSSSLQDTLQGWLMAYFGHHSEVRSDRRIDTLRLPVTQHLHNLDPLYMNLLAESFVSSHIFDGLVARSGGQGKITPGLAHAWDADEKRTVWTFHLRKDVLFHHGKVLAAEDVVYSFERMMNTSQRMLYSNIFKEIREVKALSPTTVRFLLKKPNELFLPFLCTSRAAIVPRDLETTPAGSFGRRPAGTGPFKLVDMNEDMCTLEVFPYYFQGRAHLDRVEILYVPWDIASASAETSTPFHIIPNATAAGSAVWSRIHSESSVRKFITCNTKKKGPLSDPLLRADVLSCLHEAGAAQGPKQPEADTPALQIATIPQYAGDAGAVAMKLTHRGYTCNVLSVSPEEFKGPVRLQADLIVFSLLRDQDEQLRLFDLYSTMVQHIEPRTRADIEGRLQIIARERDPEARTAGFQAIEDSLKYGHQLHILYEKPAETAYLPSVRGVTFNSQGWVDLRHLWFPPEL, from the coding sequence TTGAAACTGCACAGCCAATTTCTGAAGCTGCATTCGCAGCATGGAGGAACGGAGGAAGCCTCGGTTACATTGGACGAGCTGGCTCATACCCTGAGCTGTACCCACCGTAATGCTCTTCATGTCATTAACAAGCTGGCAGAACAGGGCTGGATCCGCTGGACGCCTAGCCGGGGACGCGGCCGGCGTTCATCGCTAAAGTTCCTGGCGGGCGCTGAAGAAATTGCGCTGGAGTCGATGATGCAGGCAATCAGCGGCAGCGATATACGCAGCGCTATAGAAGGTATACGCGGGCATGCCCGCTCCTCCTCGCTGCAGGATACACTGCAAGGCTGGCTGATGGCCTATTTCGGGCATCATTCAGAGGTCCGCAGCGATAGACGGATTGATACCTTGCGGCTTCCGGTAACGCAGCACCTGCACAACCTGGATCCGCTGTATATGAACCTGCTGGCTGAATCCTTTGTCTCCAGCCACATATTTGACGGTCTGGTCGCACGCAGCGGCGGACAGGGCAAGATCACCCCCGGACTCGCCCATGCCTGGGATGCGGATGAGAAGCGGACGGTCTGGACTTTTCACTTACGCAAGGATGTACTGTTCCATCACGGAAAGGTACTAGCCGCTGAGGATGTCGTATACTCTTTCGAGCGGATGATGAACACATCACAGCGGATGCTTTACAGCAATATCTTCAAGGAGATCCGGGAAGTTAAGGCGCTTAGCCCGACTACAGTCCGCTTTCTGCTGAAGAAACCAAATGAGCTGTTCCTCCCTTTCCTATGCACCAGCCGCGCTGCCATCGTTCCGCGTGATCTGGAGACAACACCTGCCGGCAGCTTCGGGCGCAGACCGGCGGGAACCGGGCCTTTTAAGCTGGTGGACATGAATGAGGATATGTGCACGTTAGAAGTATTCCCCTATTATTTTCAGGGCCGGGCTCACCTTGACCGGGTGGAGATTCTTTATGTCCCGTGGGACATCGCTTCGGCTTCGGCTGAGACAAGCACTCCGTTCCATATCATCCCTAACGCTACAGCCGCAGGCTCTGCTGTCTGGAGCAGGATACACTCGGAATCCTCTGTGCGGAAATTCATCACCTGCAATACCAAAAAAAAGGGACCGCTCAGCGATCCCCTGCTTCGTGCAGACGTATTATCCTGTTTACATGAAGCAGGCGCAGCGCAAGGGCCGAAACAGCCGGAGGCTGATACGCCGGCACTGCAAATCGCAACCATCCCGCAGTATGCCGGTGATGCCGGGGCCGTTGCAATGAAGCTAACGCACCGCGGATATACGTGCAATGTATTATCCGTCTCTCCTGAGGAATTCAAAGGTCCCGTCCGCCTGCAGGCCGACCTGATCGTCTTCTCCCTGCTTCGCGATCAGGATGAGCAGCTCAGACTGTTCGACCTCTATTCTACGATGGTGCAGCATATTGAACCGCGCACGCGGGCCGACATTGAAGGACGGCTGCAGATCATTGCGCGCGAACGTGATCCCGAAGCCCGGACCGCAGGCTTCCAGGCGATTGAAGATAGCCTGAAGTATGGACATCAGCTGCATATCCTATATGAGAAACCGGCGGAAACAGCCTATCTGCCCTCTGTCCGCGGGGTTACCTTTAACAGCCAGGGCTGGGTAGACCTGCGCCATCTGTGGTTTCCACCGGAGTTGTAA
- a CDS encoding DUF4153 domain-containing protein, which translates to MKEKGPANPKTALQALAAAFILAIVHQYLFFGHKPGVSYPIFVALFYGFMLYYAKDRLRPPTWFSYVWLGAIFLLSMTFVLFSNWFFIALNLLVLPALILLHMTYMLSYRKPSWSRFSLIGAALEHFFAQSLRHWPTVFAVIKQSSGRSIQGERKQVIIKVLIGLAFSFPLLLVVVSLLSSADGVFHQVLNQFPDLLERISFDEGFARTLWSALLGMGLFGYLWGFVAPRLNKAGLEQKDGKAVGEGNVEPVSFTLDPVIITTVLTMINIVYVLFVIVQFSYLFGAWDGILPQDSTYADYARSGFFELILVTAINFAILLLSLLALGRAKARLQTFIRMLLYIMVLCSIVMLYSAYSRLALYEEAYGYTQIRFLVHAFMIFLGLLLVLASVRISRAQFPLMKCYIVLGLLAYVIMNYIGMDRIIAGQNIARYESSGKLDTHYLMELSWEAVPKLIAFSKQENGLLDQNLREKRSEPSLDAQEWPSFNISTYRGQQALKRYLGTQQTP; encoded by the coding sequence ATGAAAGAGAAAGGCCCTGCTAACCCGAAGACTGCGCTTCAGGCACTGGCTGCAGCCTTTATACTGGCGATTGTGCATCAATATTTGTTTTTTGGCCATAAGCCCGGTGTTTCATATCCCATCTTCGTGGCCCTGTTCTATGGCTTTATGCTCTACTATGCCAAAGATCGCCTGCGTCCGCCTACGTGGTTCAGCTATGTCTGGCTAGGTGCAATTTTCCTGCTGTCTATGACGTTTGTGCTGTTCTCAAACTGGTTTTTCATTGCACTGAACCTGCTGGTGCTTCCGGCGCTGATTCTGTTACATATGACTTATATGCTCAGCTACCGCAAGCCTTCCTGGAGCCGATTCAGCTTGATCGGTGCAGCGCTGGAGCATTTTTTTGCCCAGAGCCTGAGGCATTGGCCTACGGTATTTGCCGTTATCAAACAATCAAGCGGCCGCAGTATCCAGGGGGAACGCAAGCAGGTGATCATCAAGGTATTGATCGGACTAGCTTTTTCGTTTCCGCTTCTGCTGGTAGTGGTTTCCCTGCTCTCTTCGGCAGATGGTGTTTTCCATCAGGTGCTTAATCAATTTCCTGATCTGCTGGAGCGGATATCGTTCGATGAAGGCTTTGCCCGTACGCTGTGGAGTGCCCTCTTAGGGATGGGGTTGTTCGGTTATCTGTGGGGCTTCGTTGCTCCCAGGCTGAATAAGGCGGGTCTAGAGCAGAAGGACGGGAAGGCAGTGGGTGAAGGGAATGTTGAACCTGTAAGCTTTACCCTTGATCCGGTCATCATCACGACGGTTCTGACCATGATTAATATTGTTTATGTTCTGTTTGTTATTGTTCAGTTCTCTTATCTGTTCGGTGCCTGGGATGGTATTCTTCCGCAGGACAGTACATATGCCGACTATGCCCGTAGCGGTTTTTTTGAGCTGATACTGGTGACGGCGATCAATTTTGCTATCCTGCTGCTGTCACTGCTTGCTCTCGGAAGGGCTAAAGCCAGGCTGCAAACCTTCATCCGCATGCTGCTCTATATTATGGTGCTGTGCTCGATAGTAATGCTATATTCAGCTTATTCCCGGCTGGCACTATATGAAGAAGCCTACGGCTATACGCAGATCCGCTTTCTGGTCCATGCCTTTATGATTTTCCTGGGGCTTCTGCTGGTTCTGGCCTCAGTTCGGATAAGCCGGGCGCAGTTTCCGCTGATGAAATGTTACATTGTGCTTGGTCTGCTCGCCTACGTGATTATGAATTATATCGGAATGGACCGGATCATCGCCGGCCAGAATATAGCCCGTTATGAGTCCAGCGGGAAGCTGGATACGCATTATCTGATGGAGTTGTCGTGGGAAGCTGTTCCGAAGCTGATTGCGTTCAGTAAACAGGAAAACGGCTTGCTCGATCAGAACCTCCGTGAGAAAAGGTCTGAACCATCGCTAGACGCACAGGAATGGCCTTCCTTCAATATCTCTACATACCGGGGGCAGCAGGCGCTTAAGCGGTATCTCGGAACGCAGCAGACACCTTAA
- a CDS encoding Crp/Fnr family transcriptional regulator, translating into MQSIIDPDVIQRLAEQNGLGEMFSIGVIAAMELRKYGDGEAVCSVGDRLESMFILVQGKLKIHTLLPNGKSMLVRFARPMSVIGDVELLRQYPVKNEVESVGDSLLLVAGRKMLLKELEENTVLLRFLMGELSHKMYTLGQTSALNLLYPVENRFASYLMSLFEDNVGGQRVEEIRTSSLTETADLLGTSYRHLNRIVRRFIEEGIIERKRGRLSVLDKARLAQLANGNLYE; encoded by the coding sequence ATGCAGTCGATCATTGACCCGGATGTTATCCAAAGGCTTGCCGAGCAAAACGGTCTTGGGGAGATGTTCAGCATCGGTGTTATTGCGGCCATGGAGCTGCGGAAATATGGTGACGGGGAGGCAGTCTGCTCGGTCGGTGACCGGCTGGAGAGCATGTTCATCCTTGTGCAGGGCAAGCTGAAAATTCATACGCTGCTGCCGAACGGAAAGTCTATGCTGGTACGGTTCGCAAGGCCGATGTCAGTAATCGGGGATGTAGAGCTGCTCCGGCAGTATCCGGTCAAAAATGAAGTAGAGTCTGTAGGCGATAGTCTGTTACTGGTGGCCGGACGGAAGATGCTGCTGAAGGAGCTGGAGGAGAACACGGTGCTGCTGCGTTTTCTGATGGGGGAGCTGAGCCACAAGATGTATACGCTGGGCCAGACCTCTGCCCTGAATCTGTTATATCCGGTGGAGAACCGGTTTGCCAGCTATCTGATGTCCTTGTTCGAAGATAATGTCGGAGGCCAGCGGGTTGAAGAAATCCGCACCTCCAGCCTGACGGAGACTGCGGACCTGCTCGGAACGAGCTACCGCCATCTGAACCGGATTGTTCGGCGCTTCATTGAGGAAGGGATTATTGAAAGGAAGCGCGGCCGCCTGAGCGTGCTGGATAAAGCCCGTCTGGCCCAGCTGGCGAACGGGAATTTATATGAATAG